From Domibacillus sp. DTU_2020_1001157_1_SI_ALB_TIR_016, a single genomic window includes:
- a CDS encoding MFS transporter: MSNATTPLEKQVTKKVTRRIVPFLILLYVIAFIDRANLGYAALDMNEALSLTSQMFGIASGIFFISYFMLEVPSNVMLEKFGARKWIARILVTWGIVVALTGFVQSAAQLYILRFLLGGLEAGFFPGIILYLTYWFRAKERAKTIAMFMTAIAVSYIIGAPLSTWIMDNIHWAGMDGWRWMFILEGIPAVILGVFTLFYLTDRPEQAKWLTSEEKNWLTTELKKEKEENAKAEPGLKQHSHKQTLTNPRVWYLALIYFTFNIGLYGIGFWLPQILKSLSDVLTNTQVGLLTTIPYIAGAIAMNIWSRRSDRSGERRIHAAIPLIVGSVGLFASGMTSNPLISIAMMAVAVSGMYSFYGPFWSLATQFLSTSAAAVGIAAINSIGNLSGFAGPYAIGAIYETTGSVSLALFFLSGALLLASVFLFAMRKNQLNQPVGQPAELAGESVAK; the protein is encoded by the coding sequence ATGAGCAATGCAACAACACCTTTGGAAAAGCAAGTCACAAAAAAAGTGACAAGGCGAATTGTACCCTTTCTTATTTTGCTTTATGTAATCGCATTCATTGACAGAGCGAATTTAGGTTATGCCGCTTTGGACATGAATGAAGCACTGTCACTGACAAGCCAAATGTTTGGCATCGCATCAGGTATTTTCTTTATTAGTTATTTCATGCTCGAAGTACCGAGTAATGTCATGCTGGAGAAATTTGGGGCAAGAAAATGGATTGCCCGTATTCTGGTTACCTGGGGCATTGTTGTTGCTCTAACAGGATTTGTTCAAAGTGCTGCACAGCTGTATATTTTGCGTTTTTTGCTTGGTGGGCTGGAGGCCGGGTTTTTCCCAGGTATTATTTTGTATTTGACTTACTGGTTCAGAGCGAAAGAACGGGCAAAAACCATTGCGATGTTTATGACCGCCATTGCGGTTTCTTATATTATCGGAGCCCCGCTATCTACATGGATTATGGATAATATCCATTGGGCAGGAATGGATGGATGGCGCTGGATGTTCATTCTTGAAGGAATACCAGCAGTTATTTTAGGGGTTTTTACGTTGTTTTATTTAACAGACCGGCCAGAACAAGCAAAGTGGCTGACAAGTGAAGAGAAAAATTGGTTAACAACGGAATTGAAAAAAGAAAAAGAAGAAAATGCGAAGGCAGAGCCAGGTTTAAAGCAACATAGCCATAAGCAAACGTTAACAAATCCTCGCGTATGGTATTTGGCTTTAATTTACTTTACATTTAACATCGGCTTGTATGGAATTGGCTTCTGGCTGCCGCAGATCCTGAAGTCACTGTCAGATGTATTAACGAACACGCAAGTTGGATTATTGACGACGATTCCATATATCGCAGGGGCGATTGCCATGAATATCTGGTCCCGTCGTTCGGACCGTTCTGGAGAAAGACGGATTCATGCAGCCATTCCGTTAATTGTTGGTTCTGTGGGGTTGTTTGCATCAGGCATGACATCTAACCCGCTTATTTCAATTGCGATGATGGCAGTAGCCGTTTCAGGCATGTACAGTTTTTATGGCCCATTCTGGTCTTTGGCCACACAGTTCCTTAGCACATCTGCTGCTGCTGTAGGGATTGCCGCGATCAACTCGATCGGAAATCTAAGCGGGTTTGCAGGGCCTTATGCTATCGGGGCGATATATGAAACTACAGGAAGTGTAAGCCTGGCATTATTCTTCTTAAGCGGAGCTCTTTTACTAGCAAGTGTTTTTCTGTTTGCTATGAGAAAAAATCAATTAAATCAGCCAGTTGGACAGCCTGCTGAATTGGCTGGCGAATCAGTTGCAAAATAA
- a CDS encoding methyl-accepting chemotaxis protein has protein sequence MDELALGTEQQADAASSISELIESLNQQIADTHKSGIQLSETSNRVLHVSEEGRIQMEQTAGQMQHITSLFSESVEKVQGLEKRTLEISHLANVIQDISAQTNLLALNAAIKAARAGEHGRGFAVAA, from the coding sequence ATGGATGAATTGGCTCTAGGAACAGAACAGCAGGCAGATGCTGCATCTTCTATCAGTGAACTCATTGAATCCCTAAATCAACAAATTGCAGATACCCATAAAAGCGGCATACAGCTTTCCGAAACATCAAACAGGGTGCTTCATGTTTCAGAGGAAGGCCGAATACAAATGGAACAAACCGCCGGACAGATGCAGCATATTACCTCCCTCTTTTCAGAGTCTGTTGAAAAAGTACAAGGACTTGAAAAAAGGACCCTTGAAATCTCCCATTTGGCAAATGTGATTCAGGACATATCAGCTCAAACAAACTTGCTGGCTTTAAATGCGGCCATCAAAGCAGCGCGTGCGGGGGAGCATGGCCGGGGTTTTGCGGTTGCTGCGTGA
- a CDS encoding HAMP domain-containing protein, whose translation MLILSVIIAFLVSIIFSKWIGRVVELNLKKVIHVSTSITQGKLNIESIDYDGKDNVGQLAESVNKMADNLRSIVS comes from the coding sequence TTGCTAATTCTATCTGTAATCATTGCGTTCCTCGTGAGCATCATTTTCTCTAAATGGATCGGCCGTGTTGTTGAATTGAATTTGAAAAAAGTTATACATGTCAGCACAAGTATTACCCAGGGCAAATTAAATATTGAATCGATCGATTACGATGGCAAGGATAATGTTGGACAGCTTGCAGAATCCGTAAACAAAATGGCTGATAATTTACGATCAATTGTTTCTTAA
- a CDS encoding substrate-binding domain-containing protein: protein MPQTTVAALSNEKESGYTFGDGGINMKKSFLLFITVLLGAFLALAGCGNQNASSDKGQTEQKAAELPDSGALTISEDIPSGTKILSKGPNGEGAISAKTLNLSEEEIAKVKEGKYKAAIVMHYAGNDWSKAQIDGLKAAFKRMGIEVIAVTDGQFKAEKQVSDIETVLAKDPDIIVSIPVDPVSTADAYKKAAAAGVKLVFMDNAPQGLVAGKDYVSVVSADNYGNGVEAAEIMADQLEEKGKIGVIYHDADFFVTRQRTEAFEKTIKEKYPNIEIVARSGITDPNTGEKIASAMLTKNNDLDGIFAVWDVPAEGVLSAARTAGKDDLVITTIDLGTNVALDIAQGGIVKGLGAQLPYDQGIAEAILSGYSLLGKEAPPYVAVPSLNVTKENILESWKMVYHTDAPDVIQQAAQ, encoded by the coding sequence ATGCCACAGACGACCGTGGCTGCTCTTTCGAATGAAAAAGAAAGCGGTTATACCTTTGGAGATGGAGGGATTAATATGAAAAAATCGTTTTTATTGTTTATAACAGTGCTCTTAGGTGCTTTTCTTGCTCTTGCAGGATGTGGAAACCAAAACGCAAGTTCTGATAAGGGCCAAACAGAACAAAAAGCAGCTGAGCTTCCAGATTCAGGCGCTTTAACGATTAGTGAAGACATTCCAAGTGGCACGAAGATTTTAAGTAAAGGTCCGAATGGGGAAGGAGCGATTTCTGCAAAAACATTGAATTTATCAGAGGAAGAGATCGCTAAAGTAAAAGAAGGAAAATATAAAGCCGCCATCGTTATGCATTATGCCGGCAATGACTGGTCTAAAGCACAAATCGATGGACTCAAAGCCGCTTTTAAACGGATGGGAATCGAAGTCATTGCGGTAACAGATGGACAATTCAAAGCAGAAAAGCAAGTGTCTGATATTGAAACAGTACTAGCAAAAGATCCAGATATTATCGTAAGTATTCCGGTAGATCCTGTTTCAACAGCCGATGCGTACAAAAAAGCAGCAGCAGCAGGTGTAAAATTAGTTTTCATGGATAACGCACCACAAGGGTTAGTAGCAGGGAAAGATTATGTTAGCGTTGTTTCTGCTGATAACTATGGCAACGGTGTAGAGGCAGCAGAAATTATGGCTGACCAGCTTGAAGAAAAAGGGAAAATCGGCGTGATTTATCATGATGCAGATTTCTTTGTTACACGCCAGCGCACGGAAGCATTTGAAAAAACAATTAAAGAAAAATATCCAAACATTGAAATCGTTGCACGCAGCGGTATTACAGATCCAAATACAGGTGAAAAAATCGCATCTGCTATGTTGACAAAAAATAATGATTTAGATGGGATCTTCGCGGTATGGGATGTACCGGCTGAAGGAGTGCTTTCCGCTGCCCGTACAGCAGGAAAAGACGACCTTGTTATCACAACGATTGATCTTGGGACAAACGTTGCTCTCGATATTGCACAAGGCGGAATTGTAAAAGGGCTTGGTGCACAGCTTCCATATGACCAAGGGATTGCTGAAGCGATTTTATCAGGGTACTCCTTGCTTGGAAAAGAAGCACCGCCATATGTTGCAGTACCTTCATTAAATGTAACGAAGGAAAACATTTTGGAATCTTGGAAAATGGTTTACCACACAGATGCACCAGATGTTATTCAACAAGCAGCGCAATAA